A window of the Vibrio pomeroyi genome harbors these coding sequences:
- a CDS encoding SbcC/MukB-like Walker B domain-containing protein translates to MKILSLEFENLNSLKGRWKLDFTQSPFAENGLFAITGPTGAGKTTILDAICLALFHRTPRLKSIAKGTNELMTRGTGECFAEIEFEVKGKTYRSNFHHKRARGKHDGALQTPTCEFADADSDAVLETQLTKKIKMVETVTGLDFSRFTKSIMLSQGEFAAFLNANANDRAELLEELTGTEIYSLISERIYDHFKSSEEALNHLKAKAEGVSLLSEEQIQELTTERETLEAEQKRFAEQLKEWQAHLSWWKDVTKAQHTIATSEHDLKTAQDELQHNQASLARLANSEPAEKLRPLHKDLKRCEQEVTTTQANLDNSTKLLAVREAEKQDAQAKLTQSSDAVQKIKTEQQDQEKIIEQIRPLDNQIAVLKDKQSAAVNSANALNEQHSQQRNHQLVLTQQIDELKQQEKLSSDYLTAHQADQQLEKYLGQWQAKVEQVRALERQHSEQLNSAKQALSALDAQQAVIKSAQQAKASQDQTLAELVVTENTTKQQWEVLQCNTSEQVLHTQKELLEFWNRNTHSLLEINRSFLSAQQQLGAKTQAHQINTQQADKLSKEREVLVERYKEKETSLERLTLLIAQEGELAKYRAALESGSECPLCGSTDHSIEQSQDIANLVAQQEREKHELAIIKKDGQEHRQQLDSLAPMISALNDDIQRAQADIQQAQMNWQGIIGKLQQSLSDFPNSAPELALLTTNDLGNEAAVTTFADQCELQLNQTLQQLKAVVDAKTLFAEAEKQRLSASMTAEKAQANLDLAEQRLADLNKQNQSVNEQINQTAQQKDQQWNSLKESIVETSIEAPELEHIDVWFTEKLQASNTWMQTKQQHAELEKQLITQCAEQKTLDDKLSNAQKELDTLTKESESLAAELARITAERVQLFGEQDIQTASNAMKQKVTDAVTAFDAAQVVVNRCELEHRTEQTKYTGFSGELVSKQSSHTQATTAWVEALQASPFEAEVDFEAALLDEEVRTQLQNLKKSLDEAIVSAQARLNTAKTTQVELQSHDNAQTWQEQDQQQVEEATTECQNAQQSHATKIGAISANLETDRQNRSNQQDLFKQISEQQVEFDDISRLNSLIGSKNGDKFRKFAQGLTLENLVYLANKQLQRLHGRYELKRKADDGLELQVLDTWQGDVMRDTKTLSGGESFLVSLALALALSDLVSYKTSIDSLFLDEGFGTLDSDTLDIALNALDNLNASGKMIGVISHVEALKERVPVQLKVTKHSGLGVSEMEKQYKVVA, encoded by the coding sequence ATGAAGATTTTAAGCCTAGAATTTGAAAACCTGAACTCTCTGAAAGGTCGTTGGAAGCTCGACTTTACTCAGTCACCGTTTGCAGAAAATGGTCTGTTTGCGATCACCGGCCCAACGGGTGCGGGTAAGACAACGATTCTTGATGCGATTTGTTTGGCACTGTTCCACCGAACACCGCGTTTGAAAAGTATCGCTAAAGGCACCAATGAGCTAATGACGCGCGGTACCGGTGAGTGTTTCGCTGAGATTGAATTTGAAGTGAAGGGTAAAACTTACCGTTCTAATTTTCATCATAAGAGAGCGCGCGGAAAACACGACGGTGCGCTGCAGACACCAACCTGTGAATTTGCGGATGCTGATAGTGATGCTGTATTAGAAACGCAGCTCACTAAGAAAATTAAGATGGTTGAGACCGTGACTGGTTTGGACTTTTCACGATTTACTAAATCTATCATGCTGTCGCAAGGTGAGTTTGCTGCTTTCTTGAATGCCAACGCTAACGACCGTGCCGAGTTATTGGAAGAGCTTACGGGTACCGAAATTTATAGCCTGATTTCAGAGCGTATCTACGACCACTTCAAATCGAGCGAAGAAGCACTGAATCACCTGAAAGCGAAAGCCGAGGGTGTGAGCTTATTGTCTGAAGAGCAAATCCAAGAGCTTACAACGGAACGAGAAACCCTTGAAGCCGAACAAAAGCGTTTCGCCGAGCAGCTCAAAGAGTGGCAAGCCCACCTTAGCTGGTGGAAAGACGTGACCAAAGCGCAACACACGATTGCGACGAGCGAGCACGACTTAAAAACTGCGCAGGATGAATTGCAACATAACCAAGCATCGTTGGCACGCTTGGCAAATAGCGAACCAGCTGAAAAACTGCGCCCGTTGCATAAAGATTTAAAGCGTTGCGAGCAAGAGGTAACTACCACTCAAGCTAACCTAGATAACAGCACTAAATTACTGGCAGTTCGTGAAGCGGAGAAACAAGACGCACAAGCTAAGCTGACGCAAAGCAGCGACGCTGTTCAGAAGATAAAAACTGAACAACAAGATCAAGAGAAGATCATTGAACAGATTCGTCCTTTAGATAACCAAATCGCGGTGCTTAAAGACAAGCAATCTGCTGCAGTTAATTCAGCGAATGCACTCAATGAACAACACTCGCAGCAACGCAATCATCAGCTTGTGTTAACGCAGCAGATCGATGAGTTGAAACAGCAAGAAAAGCTTAGTTCTGATTACTTAACAGCACACCAAGCCGACCAACAGTTAGAAAAATACTTAGGTCAGTGGCAAGCCAAGGTCGAGCAAGTTCGTGCTTTAGAGCGTCAGCATTCAGAACAGTTAAACTCGGCTAAGCAAGCTTTGTCGGCTCTCGATGCTCAGCAAGCGGTTATCAAAAGTGCGCAACAAGCCAAAGCATCACAAGATCAAACCTTAGCTGAATTGGTTGTGACAGAAAACACTACCAAGCAGCAATGGGAAGTTTTGCAATGCAATACCAGTGAACAGGTGTTACATACTCAAAAAGAGTTGTTGGAGTTCTGGAATCGCAACACGCACTCGTTACTGGAAATTAATCGTAGTTTTTTAAGCGCCCAGCAACAGCTTGGGGCTAAAACTCAAGCGCATCAAATTAATACTCAGCAAGCTGATAAGCTTTCGAAAGAACGCGAAGTGTTAGTCGAGCGCTACAAAGAGAAAGAGACGTCACTGGAGCGCTTAACCCTGTTAATTGCGCAAGAGGGAGAGCTGGCGAAATACCGAGCAGCTCTAGAATCTGGATCTGAGTGCCCATTGTGTGGTTCAACAGATCATTCGATTGAGCAGTCGCAAGACATTGCAAACTTGGTTGCTCAACAAGAGCGTGAAAAGCATGAGTTAGCGATCATCAAGAAAGACGGTCAAGAGCATCGCCAACAGTTGGATTCTCTTGCTCCTATGATTTCGGCTCTTAACGATGATATTCAACGTGCACAAGCGGATATTCAACAAGCTCAAATGAACTGGCAAGGAATAATTGGCAAGCTTCAACAGAGTTTGTCTGATTTCCCTAACAGCGCTCCAGAGTTGGCATTGTTAACGACTAACGATTTAGGTAACGAAGCTGCAGTGACGACGTTCGCTGACCAATGTGAGCTTCAACTCAATCAAACCTTGCAACAGTTGAAGGCAGTCGTCGACGCTAAAACTTTGTTTGCTGAAGCCGAGAAGCAGCGTTTATCAGCGAGTATGACGGCAGAAAAAGCGCAAGCAAACCTAGATCTGGCCGAACAACGCTTAGCTGATCTCAATAAGCAAAACCAAAGTGTAAACGAACAGATAAACCAAACGGCTCAACAGAAAGATCAACAATGGAACTCACTAAAAGAGAGCATTGTTGAAACCTCTATCGAAGCACCGGAACTTGAGCACATTGATGTTTGGTTCACTGAAAAGCTACAAGCATCAAACACATGGATGCAAACCAAGCAGCAACACGCCGAACTAGAGAAGCAACTTATTACTCAATGTGCTGAGCAAAAAACGCTGGATGACAAGCTAAGCAATGCGCAGAAAGAGCTGGATACGCTCACAAAAGAGAGCGAATCGTTAGCGGCGGAATTGGCTCGTATCACAGCGGAAAGGGTGCAATTGTTTGGTGAGCAAGATATTCAAACTGCCAGCAATGCAATGAAGCAGAAAGTGACGGATGCGGTCACTGCATTTGATGCTGCTCAGGTGGTTGTTAATCGCTGTGAACTGGAACATCGAACCGAGCAAACCAAATACACTGGTTTCTCTGGTGAATTAGTGAGTAAGCAATCAAGCCACACGCAAGCAACGACTGCTTGGGTCGAAGCTTTGCAAGCTAGCCCGTTCGAAGCTGAAGTTGATTTTGAAGCCGCATTGTTAGACGAAGAAGTTCGTACTCAACTGCAAAACCTTAAGAAGTCGTTGGACGAAGCGATTGTCAGTGCGCAAGCAAGGTTAAACACCGCTAAAACAACCCAAGTAGAGTTACAAAGCCACGACAACGCGCAAACATGGCAAGAGCAAGATCAACAGCAAGTCGAAGAAGCAACGACGGAATGCCAAAACGCGCAACAAAGTCATGCGACGAAGATCGGTGCGATTTCTGCAAACCTTGAAACGGATCGTCAGAATCGCAGTAACCAACAGGACTTGTTCAAGCAGATCTCTGAGCAACAAGTTGAGTTTGATGACATTTCTCGTCTGAACTCGTTAATTGGTTCTAAAAATGGCGACAAATTCCGTAAGTTTGCGCAGGGGCTAACTCTGGAAAACTTGGTGTACTTGGCGAACAAGCAACTTCAGCGTTTGCACGGTCGTTACGAGTTAAAACGCAAAGCCGACGATGGCTTAGAGCTGCAAGTATTGGATACTTGGCAGGGCGATGTGATGCGTGATACCAAAACTCTATCAGGCGGCGAAAGCTTCTTAGTGAGTTTGGCGTTGGCATTAGCACTTTCTGATCTTGTGAGTTACAAAACCAGTATTGATTCTTTGTTCTTGGATGAAGGTTTCGGTACGCTAGATAGCGACACATTGGACATCGCACTGAATGCGCTCGATAACTTGAATGCGTCAGGCAAGATGATTGGTGTGATCAGTCACGTTGAAGCACTAAAAGAGCGAGTGCCAGTTCAATTGAAAGTGACAAAACACTCTGGTCTTGGTGTCAGTGAGATGGAGAAGCAATACAAAGTTGTCGCGTGA
- a CDS encoding DUF2256 domain-containing protein, translated as MHKKPHLPAKTCPVCNKPFSWRKKWQRCWDEVIYCSERCRRHKPKPSKDPSISNPTL; from the coding sequence ATGCACAAGAAACCACACCTCCCAGCTAAGACATGTCCCGTTTGCAACAAACCTTTCTCGTGGCGTAAAAAGTGGCAGCGCTGTTGGGATGAAGTCATCTATTGCTCTGAACGGTGTCGTCGTCATAAACCTAAGCCTTCAAAAGATCCTTCCATATCGAATCCTACTTTGTAA
- a CDS encoding PA4780 family RIO1-like protein kinase — protein MKIPKRIQPLVDDGLVDEVTSQLMSGKEASVYIVRCGDTIRCAKVYKEISQRSFKKATAYREGRKVRNSRRARAMEKGSGFGREQQEKVWQSAEVDALYKLAEAGVRVPVPYGCFDGVLLMELVTDDEGYVAPRLNDVVMSPEQAIEDHAVMMTYVVKMLCVGLIHGDLSEFNVLVDEYGPVIIDLPQAVDASANNNAEWMLTRDINNIRDYYAQFAPELAKTEYAKEMWALYEKGDLKPDSKLTGEFTESDALADIDAIMHEIDAARIEEQHRRERAKEEKDGVDESKFNWAES, from the coding sequence ATGAAGATACCTAAAAGAATACAGCCTTTAGTTGACGATGGTTTAGTCGACGAGGTGACAAGCCAACTTATGAGTGGCAAAGAAGCATCGGTGTACATTGTACGCTGCGGCGATACGATCCGTTGTGCCAAGGTATATAAGGAAATTAGCCAGCGTAGCTTTAAAAAAGCCACAGCATACCGAGAAGGCAGAAAGGTGCGTAACAGCCGTCGAGCGAGAGCGATGGAAAAGGGCTCTGGTTTTGGTCGTGAGCAGCAAGAGAAGGTGTGGCAAAGCGCTGAAGTAGATGCTCTGTATAAGCTAGCCGAAGCGGGCGTTCGTGTACCTGTTCCTTATGGCTGCTTTGACGGCGTGTTGCTGATGGAATTGGTTACGGACGACGAAGGTTATGTTGCCCCACGACTGAACGATGTGGTGATGTCACCTGAGCAAGCTATTGAAGATCACGCAGTGATGATGACCTACGTGGTTAAGATGCTGTGTGTCGGTTTGATCCATGGTGACTTGTCTGAATTCAACGTATTAGTTGACGAATACGGTCCAGTGATTATCGACTTACCACAAGCGGTTGATGCTTCTGCGAATAACAATGCCGAGTGGATGCTGACTCGTGATATCAATAACATTCGTGACTATTACGCGCAATTTGCACCTGAGTTGGCGAAGACTGAGTACGCCAAGGAAATGTGGGCGCTCTACGAAAAAGGCGACCTTAAGCCAGACAGCAAACTAACTGGCGAGTTTACAGAAAGCGATGCTTTGGCAGACATCGATGCGATTATGCATGAGATAGACGCGGCCAGAATTGAAGAGCAACACCGACGTGAACGTGCCAAAGAAGAGAAAGACGGAGTGGACGAGAGTAAGTTTAACTGGGCTGAATCTTAA
- a CDS encoding SDR family oxidoreductase gives MVEQLRLHILVIGGSGGIGFSVVKHLLSELSRFDFLDVHVDATYHSQQPELEDHRLNWHQVDATSEVDIKELSTQFERLDWLINCVGMLHTPDLGPEKNLSSIDPEFFLKNISVNTLPSLLLAKHFTPILKASDNPKFAVVSAKVGSISDNRLGGWYSYRSSKAALNMFIKTMSIEWQRTLKKGTVLALHPGTTDTALSKPFQNNVPQGKLFESSYVARQLVDIIRTATPEQSGHFYAYDGEQLTW, from the coding sequence ATGGTGGAGCAACTCAGATTACACATATTGGTTATTGGTGGTAGCGGCGGGATAGGTTTTTCCGTGGTTAAGCACCTATTGTCTGAGCTGTCTCGCTTTGATTTTCTCGATGTACATGTCGACGCCACTTATCACTCGCAACAACCTGAACTGGAAGATCACCGGCTAAATTGGCACCAAGTCGATGCGACTAGCGAAGTCGATATAAAAGAGCTCAGCACGCAATTCGAAAGATTGGATTGGTTAATAAACTGCGTCGGTATGCTGCACACGCCAGACTTAGGGCCAGAAAAGAATCTGTCGTCGATCGATCCAGAGTTCTTCTTGAAAAACATCTCCGTCAATACCCTGCCTAGCTTGCTATTGGCTAAGCACTTCACTCCAATTCTTAAAGCCAGCGACAATCCAAAATTTGCCGTGGTATCAGCTAAAGTAGGCAGCATTTCAGATAACCGATTAGGCGGTTGGTACAGCTATCGCTCATCCAAGGCCGCACTTAACATGTTCATCAAAACCATGTCGATCGAATGGCAACGCACACTCAAAAAAGGCACGGTGTTAGCGCTGCACCCCGGCACAACCGACACCGCTCTATCGAAGCCTTTTCAAAACAATGTGCCGCAAGGAAAGCTGTTTGAATCGAGTTATGTCGCCCGTCAATTGGTTGATATTATTCGTACTGCGACACCAGAACAGAGCGGGCATTTTTACGCATACGATGGTGAACAACTGACTTGGTAA
- a CDS encoding cryptochrome/photolyase family protein, producing MKYKTVRLILGDQLNIEHSWFAQVNDDVIYIIAELKQETDYVASHVQKVAAFFSAMGYFAEELTQRGHQVLHLTLDDTAQFNNLDALLQHYTHDFDADKFEYQRPDEYRLLQQVNQLKLTKAIKGCCDSEHFLFPFDEIEQQFPKDKHIMMEHFYRRMRKRFNILLEDGKPVGGKWNYDANNRKKLKKQDIENLPQPLMFANDISSILERIERHQVETIGQVGNQLLWPVNRAQSLSLLAHFCQVCLPLFGHFQDAMTTEHDSKWSLYHSRISFSLNSKLLSPKEVIDAALSAYQASSKSNTPTIDIAQVEGFVRQILGWREYIRAVYWANMPAYANKNHYGADRQLPHYFWDGQTKMNCMKHTIGQSLEFAYAHHIQRLMVTGNFCLITGIAPDQVDSWYLGIYVDAIEWVEMPNTRGMALFADGGIVGTKPYSASGSYINRMSDYCKGCHYQVKERSGESSCPFNSLYWRFMNQHREALNRNPRMGMLYRSWDNMDEQDQQAILDTAEQRLTNLEDL from the coding sequence ATGAAATACAAAACCGTACGCCTTATATTGGGTGACCAGCTCAACATTGAGCACTCTTGGTTCGCGCAAGTCAACGATGACGTTATCTACATCATTGCAGAGCTCAAACAAGAAACCGACTACGTCGCGTCACACGTACAGAAAGTCGCTGCGTTCTTCTCTGCTATGGGCTACTTCGCCGAGGAACTGACACAACGCGGCCATCAAGTATTACACCTCACCTTGGATGACACGGCACAATTCAACAACCTCGATGCATTGCTGCAGCACTACACACATGATTTTGACGCTGACAAGTTCGAATACCAAAGACCCGACGAATACCGCCTATTACAGCAGGTGAACCAGCTCAAACTAACCAAAGCGATCAAAGGTTGCTGCGATTCGGAACACTTCCTGTTCCCATTTGACGAAATTGAACAGCAGTTTCCTAAAGACAAACACATTATGATGGAACACTTCTATCGTCGAATGAGAAAGCGTTTCAACATTCTATTAGAAGACGGAAAGCCGGTCGGTGGTAAATGGAACTACGATGCAAACAACCGTAAGAAGCTTAAGAAGCAAGACATTGAAAACCTGCCCCAGCCTTTGATGTTTGCTAACGATATATCCTCTATCTTAGAAAGGATCGAGCGCCATCAAGTAGAAACGATAGGACAAGTGGGTAACCAGTTGTTATGGCCAGTCAATCGCGCGCAAAGCTTGTCTCTGCTCGCCCACTTCTGCCAAGTCTGTCTACCGCTATTTGGACACTTTCAAGATGCGATGACCACAGAACACGACTCGAAATGGAGCTTGTATCACAGCCGAATTTCGTTCTCGTTGAACAGCAAGCTTCTCAGCCCCAAAGAAGTCATTGATGCGGCACTTTCCGCCTACCAAGCTTCTTCTAAGTCAAACACTCCAACTATCGATATTGCACAGGTCGAAGGCTTCGTACGTCAGATTTTGGGGTGGCGTGAATACATACGTGCGGTGTATTGGGCAAACATGCCTGCGTACGCCAACAAAAACCACTATGGCGCCGACCGCCAATTGCCGCATTACTTTTGGGATGGTCAAACCAAAATGAACTGCATGAAGCACACGATTGGTCAGTCATTAGAGTTTGCTTACGCGCATCATATTCAAAGGCTCATGGTCACGGGCAACTTCTGCTTAATCACGGGCATAGCACCCGACCAAGTCGACAGTTGGTACCTTGGCATTTACGTTGATGCCATTGAATGGGTCGAAATGCCAAATACGCGAGGTATGGCACTGTTTGCGGATGGCGGGATCGTGGGAACCAAACCATACTCTGCCAGCGGTTCGTACATTAATCGCATGAGTGACTACTGCAAAGGCTGTCATTATCAGGTTAAAGAACGCAGTGGAGAAAGCTCGTGTCCATTCAATAGCTTGTACTGGCGTTTTATGAACCAACACCGTGAAGCATTAAATCGTAACCCTCGAATGGGGATGCTGTATCGCTCTTGGGACAACATGGATGAACAAGACCAGCAGGCAATACTTGATACCGCAGAACAACGACTGACTAACTTGGAGGACTTATAA
- a CDS encoding DASH family cryptochrome, with protein sequence MKKIGLYLFTNDLRINDNLLLHHAAQSVDKLICVVVEPTLSQFSSDFAQEHEYGSRRRDFVSQSIANLAANLEGLGQKLILVSQKRLELNTTTQTLSHIIVSQNVTHFFASAHCGYDEKSLTNELLNKHPNLISSLSHHSTLFEQDELPFELSKLPRSFTKFRMQVEHIDIDIPETNISHLPPAPASLQDECELLTESPQTSVYMGGETAGLTHLKHYFSQSYPSSYKLTRNAFDGIENSTKFSPWLALGCVSPKTIYRHLKEFEAQHGANDSTYWIYFELLWREYFYWKGLSLGSSLFGANNEPDNQHTSTTSNLCFAKWKSGNTNYPIVDACMRQLNATGYMSNRGRQLAASCLIYELGIDWRHGAAYFESQLIDYDVASNWGNWAYIAGALNSQANSQAYKQGGANQTQPKSRHFDLVKQTEMYDPEHTFINKWLREDEASTSSRYLDVI encoded by the coding sequence ATGAAAAAGATTGGCCTCTATCTGTTTACAAATGACTTAAGAATCAATGACAACCTATTACTTCATCATGCAGCGCAGAGTGTCGATAAACTCATCTGCGTGGTTGTAGAGCCAACTTTATCTCAATTCTCCTCAGACTTCGCCCAAGAGCATGAATACGGTTCCCGCCGTCGTGATTTCGTATCACAATCCATAGCCAATCTTGCAGCGAATTTAGAAGGACTTGGACAGAAACTCATTCTTGTAAGTCAGAAACGACTGGAGCTTAATACAACCACTCAAACACTCAGTCATATTATCGTTTCACAAAACGTCACACACTTCTTCGCAAGCGCGCATTGTGGTTATGACGAGAAATCCCTCACAAACGAGTTATTAAACAAACACCCAAATTTGATATCGAGTTTGTCGCACCACTCCACCTTGTTTGAGCAAGATGAACTGCCGTTTGAGTTATCAAAACTTCCACGCTCATTTACCAAGTTCAGAATGCAAGTTGAGCACATAGACATTGATATTCCTGAAACGAACATTTCCCACCTTCCACCAGCCCCAGCATCTCTACAGGACGAGTGTGAGCTCTTAACTGAGAGTCCGCAAACTTCGGTATACATGGGTGGCGAAACAGCAGGTTTAACGCACTTAAAACACTACTTTTCACAAAGCTATCCTAGCTCCTACAAGCTGACACGGAATGCGTTTGATGGCATTGAAAATTCAACTAAGTTCTCGCCTTGGTTAGCACTTGGCTGTGTTTCACCAAAAACAATCTATCGCCATTTGAAAGAGTTTGAAGCGCAACATGGAGCAAACGACTCCACTTATTGGATCTACTTTGAGTTGCTATGGCGCGAGTACTTCTATTGGAAAGGCTTATCGCTAGGGTCGTCACTGTTCGGGGCAAACAATGAGCCCGATAATCAACACACCTCAACAACATCTAACCTCTGTTTCGCTAAATGGAAAAGTGGCAACACCAACTACCCAATTGTCGATGCCTGTATGCGCCAACTTAACGCCACCGGTTATATGTCTAACCGAGGAAGACAGCTTGCCGCGAGCTGTTTGATTTATGAATTAGGGATCGATTGGCGACATGGCGCAGCTTACTTCGAGAGCCAGCTTATAGACTACGACGTAGCATCAAACTGGGGTAACTGGGCATATATTGCCGGGGCGCTCAACTCTCAAGCAAACAGCCAAGCCTACAAGCAAGGCGGTGCCAATCAAACGCAACCTAAATCACGCCATTTTGATTTAGTTAAGCAAACAGAGATGTATGACCCAGAACATACATTTATCAACAAATGGCTCCGTGAAGACGAAGCTTCAACTTCATCGAGATACCTGGACGTAATATGA
- a CDS encoding universal stress protein has translation MEYRHILVAVELSEDTKVLIDRAAFFADKLDAGISFVYIDGTHGEIYPELVDIQGNDGDLPINEDAVNHLKEFEAYAKHPIKHIFVGTGDLNDKLKNTIEANNVDLLMCGHHHDFWHKLISHSKQIIDTSPIDILVVPME, from the coding sequence ATGGAATACCGACATATTCTAGTCGCCGTTGAACTATCTGAAGACACCAAAGTACTAATTGATAGAGCGGCTTTCTTCGCCGATAAACTCGATGCGGGTATTTCGTTTGTTTATATCGACGGTACTCATGGTGAAATTTATCCTGAACTCGTTGATATTCAAGGAAACGACGGTGATTTACCCATCAATGAAGATGCAGTTAATCATCTGAAAGAGTTTGAGGCTTATGCAAAACACCCTATCAAGCATATTTTCGTGGGTACGGGCGATTTGAACGATAAACTCAAGAATACCATCGAAGCAAACAACGTCGACCTATTGATGTGTGGTCACCACCATGATTTTTGGCATAAGCTTATTTCCCATTCGAAACAGATCATCGACACCTCTCCTATCGATATTCTAGTCGTTCCTATGGAATAG
- a CDS encoding PcfJ domain-containing protein, which yields MTALLTIPTRTLGFDYDIEISDWSQKLVGFHVFEDGRRPLDGGIGLSLNLVEQFDVNGRWLESLPARYREITDDFPEYQYQMLWLAANTYEAAQLLELRPVILALICMKYSVDNQKALELSRLGQKKILAKLGLDSSKATLKFIDKLELHYNVGDELDHIVRILEPLQRRVLKFKHYSKVGYTALRLDQVHPFLTGSRLGIAMVEEGRLNAPSKMAMFQDAILLGQDLEIDDPLRSITSQNSFAMFEQLHDRWTEQRQLRRLEGSRPVDMDIPYPVPLLGNDNIHPITDYYDLEKEGIEQKHCIGVYHNRIMSDRYVVFRVLKPQRLTIGLRRVPSKVFPFEIDQICGKRNAPPSESALQVIHDWLETSKQKYPKWSS from the coding sequence ATGACAGCATTACTTACCATTCCCACTCGAACACTTGGCTTTGATTACGATATTGAGATCAGCGATTGGTCGCAAAAGCTCGTAGGCTTTCATGTGTTTGAAGATGGTAGACGCCCGCTCGATGGTGGCATTGGGTTAAGTCTCAATCTTGTGGAGCAGTTTGATGTTAATGGTCGCTGGTTAGAATCCTTGCCTGCTCGTTATCGTGAAATCACTGATGACTTTCCAGAATACCAATATCAAATGCTATGGTTGGCTGCGAACACCTATGAAGCGGCGCAACTGCTTGAATTAAGACCTGTTATCTTGGCGCTGATTTGCATGAAATACAGTGTCGATAATCAGAAAGCACTAGAACTGAGCCGTTTAGGACAAAAGAAGATCTTAGCCAAGTTGGGTTTAGACAGCAGCAAAGCGACGCTGAAATTTATCGATAAGTTGGAACTGCACTACAACGTTGGCGACGAGCTCGATCACATCGTTCGAATCCTTGAGCCATTACAAAGACGCGTTCTTAAGTTTAAGCACTACTCAAAGGTTGGATACACAGCGCTGCGTTTAGACCAAGTGCACCCATTTTTGACAGGCAGTCGACTCGGTATTGCGATGGTTGAAGAGGGCAGGCTCAATGCTCCATCGAAGATGGCGATGTTCCAAGATGCAATTTTGTTGGGGCAGGATTTAGAAATCGATGATCCTCTGCGCTCGATTACCAGCCAAAACTCATTCGCGATGTTTGAACAACTGCATGATAGATGGACGGAACAGCGTCAACTGCGTCGTTTAGAAGGCAGTCGCCCAGTAGACATGGATATCCCTTATCCTGTACCTCTGCTTGGTAATGACAACATCCATCCGATTACCGATTATTACGATCTCGAGAAAGAAGGTATCGAGCAAAAGCACTGTATAGGCGTGTACCACAATAGAATCATGAGCGACCGCTATGTTGTGTTTAGAGTCTTGAAACCTCAGCGTTTGACCATAGGCTTGCGTCGTGTGCCGAGCAAAGTATTTCCGTTTGAGATTGACCAAATCTGTGGAAAAAGAAATGCACCGCCGTCTGAATCTGCTTTGCAAGTTATCCATGATTGGTTAGAAACGAGCAAGCAAAAATACCCTAAGTGGTCGTCATGA
- a CDS encoding GNAT family N-acetyltransferase, whose product MQKVVFRQCDQHSPYWQQLECLFQSEWTDFEFKSTYPEQSNPDNIQLPPVLVVLRENVVIGGLAYSHFQEPHQVRDVVWVNAVYVDEEWRGQGIASELIKRAVEQMPGFYQSAVSQDSTSNLYAYTNIPSLYLSLGWSTVDIETDPDHHVMSIPI is encoded by the coding sequence ATGCAGAAAGTCGTCTTTAGGCAATGTGACCAACACTCACCATACTGGCAACAGCTCGAATGTCTTTTTCAAAGCGAATGGACGGATTTCGAGTTTAAATCGACCTATCCAGAGCAATCAAACCCCGACAACATTCAATTGCCACCTGTACTCGTAGTGCTTAGAGAAAATGTTGTGATTGGCGGTTTGGCGTATTCCCATTTTCAAGAACCTCATCAAGTGAGGGACGTGGTGTGGGTCAATGCCGTTTATGTGGATGAGGAATGGCGCGGTCAAGGCATTGCGAGTGAGTTGATCAAGCGTGCGGTCGAGCAAATGCCGGGCTTCTATCAGTCCGCAGTGTCGCAAGATTCAACGTCGAATCTTTACGCCTATACTAATATTCCATCTCTGTATCTCTCCCTTGGTTGGTCAACCGTCGATATAGAAACCGATCCCGACCATCATGTAATGAGCATTCCTATTTAA